From a single Vitis vinifera cultivar Pinot Noir 40024 chromosome 18, ASM3070453v1 genomic region:
- the SUT2 gene encoding sucrose transport protein SUC2: MEATSVKAGMQPASEDAHHHQSTPLSKIILVASIAAGVQFGWALQLSLLTPYVQLLGVPHTWASFIWLCGPISGMLIQPTVGYYSDHCNSQWGRRRPFIIVGTILVTLAVILIGFAADIGKSAGDPPDKVPKVRAVVVFVLGFWVLDVANNMMQGPCRALLADMSGHNHKKTRTANSYYSFFMAVGNVLGYAAGSYTDLYKVFPFTKTKACDVYCANLKTCFIFAIILLLVLTTAAMTLVKERPLVLTQQYNADQDEEDEEEVSMPFFGQILSALGNLSRSMWMLIVVTSLNWLAWFGFLLFDTDWMGKEVYGGTVKGKESKLYDRGVHAGSLGLMLNSLVLGLMSLAIEPAARLMGGVKRVWGIGNFILAICLGLTVAVTKMAQSSRHEAAAEGRSLMPPANVKIFALTIFALLGIPQAITYSIPFALASIYSNASGAGQGLSLGVLNMAIVLPQILVSAVSGLLDDLFGGGNLPVFVAGAIAAAASGVFALTILPSPPAQPSRL, translated from the exons ATGGAGGCCACATCTGTAAAAGCAGGTATGCAACCGGCTTCTGAGGACGCCCACCATCATCAATCCACCCCATTAAGCAAGATAATTCTCGTAGCATCCATAGCTGCGGGTGTTCAATTCGGATGGGCTCTTCAGCTTTCCCTCTTGACCCCATATGTTCAGCTCCTCGGCGTCCCTCACACATGGGCTTCCTTCATTTGGCTTTGTGGTCCCATCTCTGGCATGCTCATCCAGCCCACGGTTGGATACTATAGCGACCACTGCAACTCCCAATGGGGGCGGCGGCGCCCATTTATCATTGTTGGCACAATTCTGGTCACTCTTGCGGTTATCCTTATTGGTTTCGCAGCGGACATTGGCAAATCAGCTGGGGATCCTCCTGATAAAGTCCCAAAGGTTCGAGCGGTTGTTGTGTTTGTCCTAGGGTTTTGGGTCCTTGACGTTGCCAATAATATGATGCAGGGCCCTTGCCGAGCTTTATTAGCTGATATGTCTGGGCATAACCACAAGAAAACAAGGACAGCAAACTCGTATTACTCGTTTTTCATGGCGGTCGGGAATGTCCTGGGTTATGCAGCTGGCTCTTATACTGACCTTTATAAGGTCTTCCCATTCACAAAGACAAAGGCTTGTGATGTGTACTGTGCGAACCTTAAAACTTGCTTCATTTTCGCTATTATTCTCCTCCTGGTCTTAACCACTGCAgctatgactttagtaaaagaaaGGCCACTTGTTTTAACTCAACAATACAACGCAGACCAGGATGAAGAGGACGAAGAGGAGGTTtcaatgccatttttcgggCAGATCTTGTCTGCATTAGGGAACTTATCCCGGTCAATGTGGATGCTAATTGTTGTTACATCCTTGAACTGGCTTGCCTGGTTTGGTTTCCTATTGTTTGACACTGACTGGATGGGGAAAGAAGTCTACGGAGGGACGGTCAAAGGTAAAGAATCAAAGCTGTATGATAGGGGTGTACACGCAGGTTCGCTAGGGTTGATGCTGAACTCATTGGTGCTAGGGTTAATGTCATTGGCAATCGAGCCAGCAGCTCGTTTGATGGGTGGTGTGAAGCGGGTATGGGGTATTGGGAACTTCATACTAGCCATTTGCTTGGGACTTACAGTTGCGGTCACAAAGATGGCCCAATCTTCCAGACATGAAGCTGCTGCTGAAGGCAGAAGCTTGATGCCTCCAGCCAACGTTAAGATTTTTGCCTTGACGATCTTCGCCTTGTTGGGCATACCTCAAGCG ATCACATACAGTATCCCCTTCGCCCTAGCATCCATATATTCCAATGCCTCTGGTGCTGGCCAAG GCCTTTCTCTAGGAGTTTTAAACATGGCAATAGTGCTACCACAG ATACTGGTTTCTGCGGTCAGCGGACTGTTGGATGATTTATTTGGTGGTGGTAACTTACCAGTCTTTGTTGCGGGAGCCATCGCTGCTGCAGCAAGTGGGGTATTTGCACTCACCATTCTACCATCTCCACCGGCGCAACCTTCTAGGCTCTGA